The following proteins are encoded in a genomic region of Phycisphaerae bacterium:
- a CDS encoding Ni/Fe hydrogenase subunit alpha codes for MSNSKSKRVIIEPVTRVEGHGKVSILLDENNKVTQARFHIVEFRGFERFVQGRPYWEMPVLVQRLCGICPVSHHLAAAKAMDKIVGVDKLTPTAEKMRRLMHYGQMFQSHALHFFHLCSPDLLFGFDADPKIRNVIGVAIKYPELAVQGVMMRKYGQEIIKATAGKKIHGTGAIPGGINKNLSIAERDVFLKDLKQMLEWSKGALKIAKDYTVANLDTLKPFGSFDSNHLSLIRKDGAMDLYHGNLRAITADGKKIFDQVDYSNYLDYIAEEVKSWSYMKFPFIKSLGPKKGWYRVGPLARVNTCDFIDTPLAEAARKEFMAVTGGRPNNITMAYHWARMIELLHSIEKIDELLHDKDLQGTNLVVKGQRRNEGVGLIEAPRGTLFHHYKVNDDDQVVMANLIVSTTHNNEPMNLAVQKVAADFIDGVPNITEGLLNRIEVAIRAYDPCLSCATHAMGKMPLKVTLFDYQGNEIASKTKE; via the coding sequence GTGAGCAATAGCAAAAGCAAAAGAGTCATAATCGAACCGGTAACCAGAGTTGAAGGTCACGGCAAGGTCTCTATCCTGCTTGACGAAAATAACAAAGTTACCCAGGCAAGATTTCATATCGTTGAGTTCCGCGGCTTTGAACGATTCGTTCAGGGCAGGCCATACTGGGAAATGCCAGTGCTCGTACAGAGACTGTGCGGCATCTGCCCGGTAAGCCATCATCTGGCGGCGGCAAAAGCAATGGATAAAATCGTCGGCGTTGACAAACTGACTCCGACCGCAGAAAAAATGCGCAGACTTATGCACTATGGACAGATGTTCCAGTCGCATGCTCTGCATTTTTTCCATCTTTGCTCGCCTGACCTGCTGTTCGGCTTTGACGCAGACCCGAAAATCAGAAACGTTATCGGCGTTGCGATTAAATACCCGGAGCTGGCCGTGCAGGGCGTTATGATGAGAAAATACGGACAGGAAATCATCAAGGCCACGGCAGGCAAGAAAATTCACGGCACAGGAGCCATCCCCGGCGGTATAAACAAAAATCTTTCCATCGCCGAAAGAGATGTTTTCCTCAAAGACCTCAAGCAGATGCTCGAATGGTCGAAAGGCGCCCTTAAAATCGCGAAGGACTACACCGTTGCGAATTTAGATACGCTCAAACCGTTCGGCTCGTTCGATTCGAACCATTTAAGCCTTATCCGTAAAGACGGCGCAATGGATTTATACCACGGCAATTTGCGGGCAATTACAGCCGATGGCAAAAAAATATTCGACCAGGTCGATTATTCAAATTATCTCGACTATATCGCCGAAGAAGTAAAATCGTGGTCGTATATGAAGTTCCCGTTCATCAAATCACTTGGCCCCAAAAAAGGCTGGTATCGTGTAGGACCGCTGGCAAGAGTAAACACCTGCGACTTCATCGACACACCGCTGGCCGAAGCTGCAAGAAAAGAATTTATGGCCGTTACCGGCGGCAGGCCGAACAATATCACAATGGCTTATCACTGGGCAAGAATGATTGAGCTTCTGCACTCGATAGAGAAAATAGACGAGCTTCTGCACGATAAAGACCTGCAGGGAACCAACCTTGTCGTAAAAGGTCAGAGAAGAAACGAAGGTGTAGGCCTTATCGAAGCTCCGCGTGGAACATTGTTCCATCATTATAAAGTCAATGACGATGACCAGGTCGTAATGGCCAACCTTATAGTATCGACAACGCATAACAATGAGCCGATGAACCTTGCGGTTCAGAAAGTCGCCGCGGACTTTATTGATGGCGTGCCGAATATTACCGAAGGCCTTTTGAATCGTATCGAAGTTGCCATAAGAGCTTACGACCCGTGTCTTTCCTGTGCGACGCATGCAATGGGAAAAATGCCCCTGAAGGTTACGCTTTTCGATTATCAGGGCAACGAGATAGCAAGTAAAACAAAAGAATAA
- a CDS encoding hydrogenase maturation protease — translation MAAEVNKILLIGYGNPARADDGLGPAVAESIGLKNLPGITVEADYQLTIEDSAQVAEHDVVIFADASVNCSEPFSFEPLTAKEGGSFSSHSVEPAEVMALAENLFKSKVKGFMLAVRGYEFDKFDAPLSEKAKQNLEKALLFLGNLLKTKNFNNLQKIISCS, via the coding sequence ATGGCGGCGGAAGTTAATAAAATTCTGCTGATTGGATACGGCAATCCGGCAAGGGCCGACGACGGTTTGGGACCTGCTGTTGCCGAAAGTATAGGGCTTAAAAATCTGCCCGGTATTACGGTTGAGGCCGATTACCAATTGACAATTGAAGATTCCGCTCAGGTTGCCGAGCACGATGTGGTTATTTTCGCCGATGCTTCGGTGAACTGTTCTGAGCCTTTCAGCTTTGAGCCTTTGACGGCAAAGGAAGGCGGAAGTTTTTCGAGCCACAGCGTTGAACCGGCTGAGGTAATGGCACTGGCCGAGAACCTTTTTAAGTCGAAGGTTAAAGGCTTTATGCTTGCCGTCCGCGGTTATGAATTCGATAAGTTCGATGCGCCGCTGAGTGAAAAAGCAAAGCAGAATCTTGAGAAAGCACTGCTCTTTCTCGGAAATTTGCTGAAAACGAAAAATTTTAATAATTTACAAAAAATTATTTCCTGTTCTTAA
- a CDS encoding response regulator: protein MQDGKYVIMAIDDDEDFLAATRMVLEANGYIMVEAKTAEEGLKLYKKINPDLILVDLMMEEVDSGTNFAKEMKIIGNKSPVYLLSAAGDGMTNSIDYSQLGLAGVFQKPIKNERLLNVIKAKLK from the coding sequence ATGCAGGATGGAAAATATGTAATAATGGCAATCGATGATGACGAAGATTTTCTGGCTGCGACCCGTATGGTTCTCGAAGCCAATGGTTATATTATGGTTGAAGCGAAAACCGCTGAAGAAGGTCTTAAGCTTTATAAAAAAATAAACCCGGACCTTATCCTCGTTGACTTAATGATGGAAGAGGTCGATTCCGGCACTAATTTCGCCAAAGAAATGAAAATCATAGGCAACAAGTCCCCGGTATATCTTTTAAGCGCGGCAGGCGACGGAATGACCAATAGCATCGATTACTCTCAACTCGGTCTTGCCGGCGTATTTCAAAAACCGATTAAAAACGAACGGCTGCTGAACGTAATAAAAGCCAAGCTGAAATAA
- a CDS encoding helicase C-terminal domain-containing protein: MGEDFSIEKIFGTGGSIASCFAGYEDRPQQRQMADAVHDAFKNHYHLAVEAGTGIGKSFAYLVSAIEAAKQQKCKVLISTYTITLQEQLINKDIPFLAVALGGCFDAALARGRNNFVCLRRLEFARRKQQGLFDAAADELVRLGAWASQSKEGLFSELDFIPSIQILNAVKSEHGNCRNRKCEHFKKCFYWKSRRRLETADIIIANHALLFSDLVLRRENVSILPDYKFVVIDEAHNIENVAQEHFGIDISQWRVFSPLQGLFYSRTKKGLLANTGYALAIELVKSCDEAAKKFFDLVQDWFEKNRGNGRVRERFVADVITEPLKKLRLVLTSLAKDNKDTDEEFELLRFAGLLGALQTDFQNFLACSDKANVHWVEVSDKSRRKAVSLRSAPINPAVDIKQCLFDKFESVILTSATLCCDNEGDRNGFEFFAQRIGLEKFKPLKLGSPFDYERQVTMYIEPDMPEPDDAAFMQEASEKIKKYVKQTGGRAFVLFTSYQMLQKIADILSDWFIENNIELLVHGGSVNRSELLRQFKMDRGSVLFGADSFWQGVDVPGQALSNVIIVRLPFAVPSHPLIEGRIEHIKSQGHNPFFKYQLPQAIIKFKQGFGRLIRSKTDTGIIVVLDSRIVRKNYGREFLAAVEKCRVELAGD; encoded by the coding sequence TTGGGTGAAGATTTCAGCATAGAAAAAATTTTTGGCACCGGCGGCAGCATCGCAAGCTGTTTTGCCGGTTACGAAGACAGACCTCAGCAGCGGCAGATGGCCGATGCGGTTCACGATGCCTTTAAAAACCATTACCACCTTGCCGTTGAGGCCGGCACCGGCATTGGTAAAAGTTTTGCATATCTTGTCTCTGCCATTGAAGCGGCCAAACAACAGAAGTGTAAAGTGCTTATCAGTACTTACACAATCACACTTCAGGAACAATTGATTAATAAGGATATTCCATTTCTTGCCGTGGCGCTTGGCGGATGTTTCGATGCCGCTCTTGCACGCGGACGCAATAATTTCGTATGTTTAAGAAGACTCGAATTCGCCAGAAGAAAACAGCAGGGACTTTTCGATGCTGCCGCCGATGAGCTTGTACGTTTGGGCGCATGGGCATCTCAAAGCAAAGAAGGATTATTCAGCGAACTGGATTTTATTCCTTCGATACAGATACTGAATGCCGTCAAAAGCGAGCACGGCAACTGCCGAAACAGAAAGTGTGAGCATTTCAAAAAGTGCTTCTACTGGAAAAGCCGCCGAAGGCTTGAAACCGCCGATATTATTATAGCCAATCACGCTCTTTTATTCAGCGACCTTGTACTGCGACGTGAGAACGTATCGATTTTGCCCGATTATAAATTCGTGGTAATAGACGAGGCGCATAATATTGAAAATGTCGCGCAGGAGCATTTCGGAATTGATATAAGCCAGTGGCGGGTATTCTCCCCGCTGCAGGGTCTTTTTTATTCCAGAACCAAAAAGGGGCTTCTTGCCAATACCGGCTATGCACTGGCGATTGAACTTGTAAAATCCTGCGATGAGGCGGCAAAAAAGTTTTTTGACCTTGTGCAGGACTGGTTCGAAAAAAACAGGGGCAACGGCAGGGTCAGGGAAAGATTCGTAGCTGATGTTATAACAGAACCGTTAAAGAAATTAAGGCTCGTTCTTACATCGCTTGCAAAGGATAATAAAGATACGGATGAGGAGTTTGAGCTTTTGCGTTTTGCCGGTTTACTCGGGGCTTTGCAGACTGATTTTCAGAATTTTCTCGCCTGTTCGGACAAGGCAAATGTGCATTGGGTCGAGGTGTCGGATAAATCGAGAAGAAAAGCGGTTTCACTGCGAAGCGCTCCGATAAATCCTGCCGTGGATATAAAGCAATGCCTGTTTGACAAGTTCGAGTCGGTAATACTTACAAGTGCTACGTTATGCTGTGACAACGAAGGAGACAGAAACGGCTTTGAGTTCTTTGCCCAGCGAATCGGGCTGGAAAAGTTTAAGCCGTTAAAGCTCGGCTCTCCTTTCGATTACGAAAGACAGGTTACGATGTATATTGAGCCTGATATGCCTGAGCCGGATGACGCTGCATTTATGCAGGAGGCATCTGAGAAAATAAAAAAATATGTCAAGCAGACCGGCGGCAGGGCGTTTGTTCTTTTTACCAGTTACCAGATGCTCCAAAAAATTGCCGATATACTTTCGGATTGGTTCATCGAAAACAATATCGAGCTGCTTGTGCATGGCGGTTCGGTTAACAGGTCTGAGCTTTTGAGACAGTTTAAAATGGACAGAGGCAGCGTGCTTTTCGGTGCCGATAGTTTCTGGCAGGGCGTGGATGTTCCGGGTCAGGCACTGAGCAATGTCATAATAGTACGCCTGCCTTTTGCGGTGCCGAGTCATCCGTTAATCGAAGGAAGAATTGAGCATATAAAGTCCCAGGGACATAATCCCTTTTTCAAATATCAGCTTCCGCAGGCGATTATAAAATTCAAGCAGGGCTTCGGCAGACTAATACGCAGTAAAACCGATACAGGTATAATAGTGGTACTCGACAGCAGGATTGTCCGGAAAAACTATGGCAGAGAATTCCTGGCCGCCGTAGAAAAATGCAGGGTAGAACTTGCAGGGGACTGA
- a CDS encoding NAD(+)/NADH kinase: MVKTGRKPKLIIFGDTRREFVAEAIDNFTKFAARKARVLANCFRGDCISDIAGKADYAIVFGGDGTILSAARDLSETNIPVIGVNVGRLGFLAEFSLEQVKQLFSRVTTEKKLIEKRMMLKCTIAGKGKKKLVSTAINDVVITAGADYNMIGLKMTVRGQSLADCVSDGIIISTPTGSTAYNLSAGGPILSANLSAVVITPICPHTLSFRPIVIDAGNKIEIRPQRVNKNTSIILDGQILSSLECDDVITVEKHKGSFLVVNNPLRTQWDTLAGKLSWAQKPKYKRK, translated from the coding sequence ATGGTCAAAACAGGCCGAAAACCAAAGTTGATAATTTTTGGCGATACCCGGCGTGAATTTGTCGCCGAGGCGATCGATAATTTTACAAAGTTTGCCGCCCGAAAAGCTCGGGTACTTGCAAATTGTTTCCGGGGAGATTGTATCAGCGATATCGCAGGCAAGGCTGATTACGCAATTGTTTTTGGCGGAGACGGCACAATTCTTTCAGCGGCAAGAGACCTCAGCGAAACTAATATACCCGTTATCGGAGTCAATGTCGGCAGACTTGGATTCCTGGCCGAGTTCAGTCTTGAGCAGGTCAAGCAGCTTTTCAGCAGAGTCACGACAGAGAAGAAGCTGATAGAAAAACGGATGATGCTTAAATGTACTATTGCCGGTAAGGGCAAAAAGAAACTTGTTTCGACCGCCATAAACGATGTCGTTATAACTGCCGGTGCCGACTACAATATGATTGGCTTGAAGATGACGGTTCGCGGCCAAAGCCTTGCCGACTGTGTAAGCGACGGGATTATCATATCGACCCCGACAGGTTCAACGGCGTATAATCTTTCTGCGGGCGGGCCGATATTGTCGGCGAATCTTTCAGCGGTAGTGATTACGCCGATATGTCCGCATACCCTGAGTTTCAGGCCGATTGTAATAGATGCCGGCAATAAGATTGAGATACGTCCGCAAAGAGTTAATAAAAACACATCCATAATACTGGATGGGCAGATACTAAGTTCACTTGAATGTGACGATGTTATTACCGTTGAAAAACACAAAGGGTCTTTCCTTGTGGTAAATAATCCTCTGCGAACGCAATGGGATACGCTTGCCGGCAAACTAAGCTGGGCGCAAAAACCGAAATACAAAAGGAAATGA
- the dxs gene encoding 1-deoxy-D-xylulose-5-phosphate synthase, translating into MQYELLDKVNYPKDIRTLSMPQLNKLAAEIRDFITHSVSCTGGHLASNLGAIELTIAMHYVFDFSKDKLVWDVGHQCYAHKILTGRRELFKKLRQKDGISGFPSPAESEYDQFSVGHAGTSIPTALGLALAAETLKTKEKIVAFVGDASIVNGLNFEAMNNLGLVKRQLLVVLNDNSMAIDVSQGAIARFLAKVRLSHTYEDLRNTTNRILEHLPGGKKMEDALEKFKRTLRMAITPSRLFESLNIPYFGPVDGHDITSLIELFKAMSHLDRPAILHVYTKKGKGFSPADDDPTKFHSTGPFKINGELELEKSAGKSFTSVFGDAIVKLAKQNDRIMAITAAMSDGTGLAKFRQEFKTRYYDVGIAESVAVDMAAGQAKMGLKPFVCIYSTFLQRSFDQIFQEVALQNLPVIFCIDRAGLVGADGPTHHGLMDIGFLRMMPNMVLIAPANGAELELAMRFAVEAERPVAIRYPKEEVNDALYPEVFSQPFELGKSVTVKHGKDDITVVAYGSMIFEAIKAAEILKTDNIDVTVINARFAKPLDEKIIALLRAGSRIITVEDHFASCGFGSAVLEAASAAGADTAKIKVLGISDEFVQINKRELQIADSGIGAEGIVEAVKKLVKTH; encoded by the coding sequence ATGCAATACGAATTGCTTGATAAGGTAAATTATCCCAAAGACATCAGAACTCTTTCGATGCCGCAGTTGAACAAACTCGCGGCGGAGATTCGGGATTTTATTACTCATTCCGTAAGCTGCACAGGCGGCCATCTCGCCAGCAATCTTGGCGCTATTGAACTCACTATCGCGATGCATTATGTATTTGATTTCAGCAAAGACAAGCTCGTTTGGGATGTCGGCCATCAGTGTTATGCTCATAAAATTCTGACAGGCAGGAGAGAGCTTTTCAAAAAGTTAAGGCAAAAAGACGGCATAAGCGGTTTTCCATCGCCTGCCGAGAGTGAATACGACCAATTCTCTGTCGGCCATGCGGGCACATCGATACCGACAGCGCTGGGGCTTGCCCTTGCTGCTGAGACACTCAAAACTAAAGAGAAGATAGTCGCTTTTGTCGGCGATGCGAGCATTGTCAACGGCCTGAATTTCGAGGCGATGAATAATCTCGGCCTTGTCAAAAGACAGCTCCTCGTTGTTCTTAACGATAACTCGATGGCGATTGATGTTTCACAAGGCGCTATCGCCAGATTTTTGGCGAAAGTTCGGCTCAGTCATACTTATGAGGATTTGCGGAATACAACCAACAGGATACTTGAGCATCTGCCCGGCGGCAAGAAAATGGAAGATGCTTTGGAAAAATTCAAACGAACTCTTCGTATGGCGATTACGCCGAGCAGGCTTTTTGAAAGTCTCAATATTCCATATTTCGGTCCGGTTGACGGGCACGATATAACATCGCTTATAGAGCTTTTCAAGGCGATGTCGCATCTTGACAGGCCCGCTATTCTGCATGTTTATACGAAGAAAGGCAAAGGCTTCAGTCCTGCCGATGACGACCCAACCAAATTTCATTCCACAGGGCCTTTCAAAATCAATGGCGAACTTGAGCTTGAAAAATCTGCCGGTAAAAGTTTTACATCTGTTTTTGGAGACGCGATTGTAAAACTTGCCAAACAAAACGACAGGATAATGGCAATCACCGCGGCAATGTCTGACGGTACAGGACTGGCGAAGTTCAGGCAGGAATTTAAAACTCGTTATTACGATGTCGGTATAGCCGAATCGGTGGCGGTGGATATGGCGGCGGGCCAGGCGAAAATGGGCCTAAAACCTTTCGTGTGTATTTATTCGACATTTCTTCAGAGAAGTTTCGACCAGATATTTCAGGAAGTTGCACTGCAGAATTTACCGGTTATTTTCTGTATAGACAGGGCCGGGCTGGTTGGTGCCGATGGTCCAACTCATCACGGACTTATGGATATTGGTTTTTTAAGGATGATGCCGAATATGGTGCTTATTGCACCGGCCAATGGCGCGGAGCTTGAGCTTGCGATGCGTTTTGCCGTTGAAGCGGAACGTCCGGTGGCGATAAGATATCCGAAAGAAGAAGTTAATGACGCACTTTATCCTGAAGTTTTTTCACAGCCATTTGAATTAGGCAAAAGTGTGACGGTAAAACACGGGAAAGACGATATAACTGTTGTGGCCTATGGCAGTATGATATTTGAAGCCATAAAGGCGGCGGAAATACTTAAGACCGATAATATCGACGTAACGGTTATAAATGCCCGGTTTGCCAAACCGCTGGATGAAAAAATTATTGCGTTGCTCAGGGCCGGCAGCCGTATAATAACTGTGGAAGACCATTTTGCCTCCTGCGGTTTTGGTTCAGCGGTTCTTGAGGCGGCATCTGCGGCAGGAGCGGATACGGCGAAAATAAAAGTGCTTGGCATAAGCGATGAATTCGTACAAATTAACAAAAGAGAATTACAAATTGCCGATTCCGGTATTGGCGCGGAAGGTATAGTTGAGGCGGTAAAAAAGTTAGTTAAAACACATTAA